The DNA region GCCGCCAGATGTTCGGCCGTGGCATACCCCTTGTGCTGGTTGAATCCATACCGGGGGTCGCGATCGTGCAATTCCCGCATCAGTCGATCGCGATGCACCTTGGCCACGATCGACGCGGCCGCAATCGCGCTGACTTTCCGATCGCCGCCGACAAGCGCCCGTTGCGCGAGCACGAGCTGGGGAATGGGAAATCCGTCGATGAGTACCAGGCCCGGCAACGGCACCAGCGCCATGACGGCGAGGTGCATGGCGTGCAGCGACGCGCGATGGATGTTGAGCCGATCAATTTCTCCGGCGTCAACCACGCTGACGGTCCACGCCACGGCGGAGGCCATGATCTCGGACGACAGGCGCTCGCGGACCTCAGCCGACAGCAGTTTCGAGTCGGCCACGCCGGCCACGTGGTGATCGGGGTGCAGGATGACGGCAGCAGCCACCACCGGCCCTGCCAGGCACCCGCGCCCCACTTCATCCACACCGGCCACATGCACCACGCCCAGACGCCGCGCGGCGTTCTCGATCGCGCGCGACGCCCGGGCTTTCGCCATGTCGGCCCCGGACGCTCTAGGTGGTGCGGCGCTTTTCCTTCATGCGGGCGGCCTTGCCGCGCAGTTCACGCAGGAAGTAGAGCTTCGCGCGGCGCACCTTGGCGCTGCGAATGATCTCGATCTTGTCCACCGTGGGCGAGTGCAGCGGGAAGATACGCTCGACACCCTGGCCGAACGACACCTTGCGCACGGTCACCGACGCGCGCGATCCGCCACGGTGCATGCCAATGACCATGCCCTCGTAGACCTGAATTCGTTCCTTGTCGCCCTCGCGCACTTTCACGTGTACGCGCACGGTGTCGCCCGATCGCATTTCGGGCCGCTCCACCAGGTGGGGACGTTCAATCATCTCTAACGCATTCATGAGCTGTGCTCCTTTACCGACTCTTCGAACTTCTTCAGCAGGTCTTCGTTCTTCAGAAGATCGGGCCTCCGCGCTTTCGTGCGCGCCAACCGCTGCCCTGCCCGCCACTCTTCAATCGCCCCGTGGTGCCCGCTCGACAACACGTCAGGCACCGCAAGTCCACGAAACACCGCCGGCCGCGTGTAGTGCGGATGATCGAGCAATCCGCTGACAAACGAATCCTGCTCCACCGACGCCTCATCCCCCACCACGCCGGGGATCAACCTCACCACCGCATCCACCAGGACCAGGGCCGGGAGTTCACCACCCGTCACCACATAGTCCCCAATCGAAATCTCATCGGTCACAAGCGTCTCTGCCACCCGCTCGTCAACCCCTTCATACCGCCCGCACAACACGACGATGCGTGACATGCGGCTGAAGCGCAACGCCTCGGCGTGTGAGAGCGGCCGTCCCTGCGGCGTCATCAGCACCA from Acidobacteriota bacterium includes:
- the rplS gene encoding 50S ribosomal protein L19; this translates as MNALEMIERPHLVERPEMRSGDTVRVHVKVREGDKERIQVYEGMVIGMHRGGSRASVTVRKVSFGQGVERIFPLHSPTVDKIEIIRSAKVRRAKLYFLRELRGKAARMKEKRRTT
- a CDS encoding ribonuclease HII, whose amino-acid sequence is MAKARASRAIENAARRLGVVHVAGVDEVGRGCLAGPVVAAAVILHPDHHVAGVADSKLLSAEVRERLSSEIMASAVAWTVSVVDAGEIDRLNIHRASLHAMHLAVMALVPLPGLVLIDGFPIPQLVLAQRALVGGDRKVSAIAAASIVAKVHRDRLMRELHDRDPRYGFNQHKGYATAEHLAAVDRWGYSAAHRRTFRQPTLFSPSDTMPD
- the trmD gene encoding tRNA (guanosine(37)-N1)-methyltransferase TrmD, producing the protein MTAIDVVTIFPAMIDAVLSEGVVGRARSKGVVDVKARDLRDYTSDKHRVVDDMPFGGGPGMVLKPEPLFRAVEEIAAERGAADAVVLMTPQGRPLSHAEALRFSRMSRIVVLCGRYEGVDERVAETLVTDEISIGDYVVTGGELPALVLVDAVVRLIPGVVGDEASVEQDSFVSGLLDHPHYTRPAVFRGLAVPDVLSSGHHGAIEEWRAGQRLARTKARRPDLLKNEDLLKKFEESVKEHSS